The sequence GCCAGAAATCAGAACGGCAATTGGGCAGTTGGGTGGTAAACCAACTAACAACTTACAAATTACTCTTGAAAAAGATATAACATTAGGCAGTCGGACTTTCCCCTCTGGAACTGCTGTAAATACGGGTTTAAAAGTGGAAAGGGGAGGAAGTCTTCCCCTGGGATTTATTCCTGACAGTCAAACCGGGGCAATAGGTATTACCTGTGCGGCGTGTCATGCCATCCTCTCAGATGAAGGTGAACGATTGCTGGGAGTTCCCAATGGTCAACTTAACATTCCTTTGTTAATTGCATTGTCACCAAATACAGCTGCGGGGTTTGCACGGTTGAACTTTGACCCCTTAGATCCACAATATCAAGGTAATGGTAAGACTATTATCGATAGCAAGGGTCAATCAGTAGAACTACCTGACCCTGTTCTTTTGGAAACAGCCTTTGATGATGCTGTATTAGATGTACCTTCTGGTCATTTTGAGAGTTCGCCAGATGGAATCAATAACACCACTCAAATTCCTAGTTTGTTCACCTTTAAAAATAATCCTTACTTAGCTGATGGACAGTTTGCTGTGGGCCCATTTGCTGGACTCAGTGCAGTTAACAATGCTGTTCACTCTTCAGAAATTAATCTGTTGGCAGCTGCCCAATTGAGTGAAGAAACCCTCGGAATCGATCCAGAAGTTTATATTGGTACATTTCTGCAAAATGCTTTAGATCCAAGGTTACGTTTGCCGGATGGAGTAAAACCCTCGGAGTGGTTGCGACAGAAACAGCAAGAGTTGGGAGTTTTATTCGCAGAATTAGAAGACCAAATTCCTGCTCCTGGTGCAGGTGATTATCCCAATCTGCGTCCTAGTTTGGTTACGTACAATGGTTTAATTTTCTCCCCCAATAGTGAAAACCCTAATGACATTGCTAGTGGCAAATTCTTCTTTGCTAACAATGCCATGTCTGCTTTCCAAAATAGCTTAGTACCACCTGCCAACCGCACAAAGGAAAATTGGCAAGCCTTGAGAAGGGGTTCGGTGCAGCGGGGAGCAAGAGTATTTAGGAAAGCAAATTGTGCAACTTGCCATATCCCACCTTTCTTTACAGACAACCAAATTCATCCCATTAATGAAATTGGTACTAACTCAGCCCGCGCTAAGTCTCGGTTGGAACTCAATGACTTGTTAGTAGAACCCAAGTTATACAGTTTTGATACTCCCGTTCCCATACCTGCCGGTGCAGAAGTGCTGGACGTTCCAACAGAAGGTGTCTCGGATACTCCCACAACTTTGCCCAAGGGTATATTACCGGATGGTGGTTATAAAACTACTTCCTTACGCGGTCTTTATTTGAGCGCACCCTATTTACATGATGGTGGTGTTGCAGTACGGCAAGGAAGTCTAGAAGTTACGCGTAATGGCAGATTTAGAGTTGTCGATCCTAGTGGTTTAGGGCTAACTGGCACTCTCAGTCAAGGTTTACCTGCTGATGCTGCTAGCAGCTTGCGTGCTTTATTAGACCGGGAACTCCGCGAACAAGTTATACAAGCCAACAAAGCTAATCCCGCTTTAGATCCAGAACGGAGTAACCTGGATGGTACAGGTCATGAATTCTATGTAGATAGAGAGGCTGGGTTTAACTACAGGCAGCAAAAAGACCTGATTAATTTCTTGCTTGCACTCGATGATAACCCTGGCAGATTCTAAATAAAACCCCATAAATCTACGGGGTTTGAGTCGCAACCGCGTAGGCTTTACACAAACATTCATATGCGGCTTAAAGGAATTCCCTTAAATGAGCAAAAACATCCATAACGGTTGCTTGATATAACCAGGACTTACGCAATTGTCATAATAACTGGCTGGTGCGTGACACTGAAAATATTGTTACTACGTTCGCAGTTGCTCAAAGTGTCACAGCACCCTACAAGAAGAATGTGCCGGTTGCGTAAGTCCTAATAACAAGGGTATTCCTTTTTTTATTTTTCTAATCTTCGACTTTAACGCAAAGGAACGCAAAGGTATACGCAAAGGGACACAGAGTTTTTCTCATATGTTAAACAATTCTCATTACAACAGAAAAAGTATTGCAAAACATGATTTAAGAAAACTTATTCAAAAATCCTAAAAGCTTCCTTGTCCCATCAGTCAACTTAGTCCGCTTATAAGCATCAGCAGCTTTTTTAATTCCTTCTGCTTGTGTTGGATAAGGATGAATTACACCGCTTAATTTATTCATGCCAATTCCATTGACAATTGCCGTAGTTACCTCAGAAATACTTTCACCAGCGTGAGAAGACACTATAGTTGCACCAAGAATTTGATCGGTACCTTGTTTCAAGTGAACTTTAACAAAGCCTTCGGTTTCACCGTCGGTAATTGCTCTATCTACATCTTCATAATCTATCTTAATAGTATTAACTTCCAAACCCTTCTCACGCGCTTCGTTTTCGTACATACCTACGTGAGCAATTTCTGGATCGGTAAATGTTACCCAAGGTATAACTAAATCGCTGAGTTTTTTACGTCCCAAACCGAAGGGAGCGAATAAAGCATTTTGAATTACAATTCTTGCTGTTGCATCTGCCATGTGAGTAAATTTCTGGCTTAAGCAAATATCTCCCACTGCAAAAATCTTAGGATTTGTTGTTACCAAGTTATCGTTAACTGTTACCCCTTTACTGTCATATTCAACGCCAACAGTTTCTAAATTTAAGCCTTCTACATTTGGGGTTCTTCCCGCACCGACTAAAATTTCATCTACAACAATAGAACCTTTTGTGCCATTGCTGGTGTAGTAAATTTTTTTACCTTCCGAAGTGCTTTCAACTCGTTCTATTTGAGAACTTAAAATTAAGCCGACTTTTTCTTTTTGAAATACCTTTTGGACAATTTCCGCAGCGTCGCTATCCTCTTTATTTAAAATATGAGAACCGCGATGCAGAATTGTTACTTCACTACCAAAACGGTTGAAAGATTGAGCTAATTCACAACCGATGGGACCACCACCAATTATTGCCAAACGTCGCGGTAATTGAGTTAGGCTAAATACAGTTTCATTGGTAAGATATCCGGCTTCTTTCATACCGGGAATATCCAGTTGTGTTGCTCTCGCTCCCGTAGCGATTACAGCTTTTTTAAACTTAAGTTTTTTACCAGCAACTTCAATCGTATCCCCACTAATAAAACTTGCCGTACCCAAAAATACATCCATACCAATATTGCTAAAGCGCTCAACCGAATCAATGGGGCTGATATCCGCTCTGATTCGCCGCATCCGTTCCATAACTGCGGGAAAATCGACTTCTACCTCTTGAGGAACAACAACTCCGTACTCCTTCGCATTCCACATTTCACCGACAACGCGAGCAGAGCGAATCAAACTTTTTGAAGGAACGCAACCAACATTAGTACAATCCCCACCCATCAAATGCTTTTCAATCAAAGCTACTTTCAAACCTACATTCAAACCAGCCGCACCCGCAGAAGTTACTAAACCTCCTGCACCTGCACCAATTACAACCAAATCGTAACAGTCAACAGGTTCGGGATTTTTCCAATCATTAGGATGTAAGTTCGCAATCAATCTTTGATTGTGTTCATCCATCGGAGGAATAACTACTCTTTCAAACGCTGAATTAGACATGATTAATGGTAATTGGTAATTGGTAATTGGTAATCGGGCATTGGGCATTGGTAACTACTCACTGTTCACTGTTCACCGATACTTGTTGATTCATTCAAAGCTTTTCTAGCTACTTTAGTAACGTAAAGGGTAACTGCAACTGTAGCGATAAAACCGATGATACGAATTGCCCAAACGACAGTCGGATTGCTCGGTTGATCTCCAGTTCCAATTGTGGCGATGTTACCAGCTAAAGAACCCAAATAAACATACATGATAGTTCCGGGAAGAATACCGATAGTTCCTAAAATATAGTCTTTCAAAGAAACTCCAGTAACGCCATAAGCGTAGTTTAATAAGTTAAAAGGAAATACTGGAGAAAGTCTAGTTAATAACACAATTTTTAAACCTTCTCTGCCCACAGCATCATCAACTGCGGCAAATTTTTCATTTCCAGCGATTTTCTTAGAAACCCAACCCCTAGCAATATATCGTCCAACCAAAAATGCTGCGATCGCGCCAATTGTTGCACCAATAAAAACGTACACCGAACCTAGAAATACACCAAAAACTACCCCCGCACCCAAAGTTAAAATCGAGCCTGGTAAAAAAGCAACGGTAGCAACGATGTAAAGTAACATGAAGGCGATTCCACCAACCGTGCCTTGCTCGTTAATCCATTCCAAAGCATTTTTCAGCCATAATTGAGGATTAAAACCTTGTGCATTACTAGCAGTTTCCTGAGCCAAAGCTGGATTAGTATTTAATAGGATTACAATACCAAAGGTAGCTACAGCAAACAAACTCAATCGAGAAAACTTATTCATAATTTTAGTTATTAGTGTTTAGTTATTAGTTGTTAGTTGTTAGTTGTTAGTTTTTATTTCTTAAAATAGTTCGTAATGATAATTTATAAAAACTGATGTAGCTAAAGCATCTTGCTTCCTAATTATTCAAATTGTTAATGCCCAATGCCCAATGCCCAATCTCCAATTTGCTGATTAATTCATACTTTCTTTTAAAGCTTTTTTAGCAACTTTAGCAACGTAAATAGTTACAAAAATCGTAGCTATAAATCCAAATCCTTGTAAAAGTAACTGAATATATTGTGCTTCCTGACTTTTTGGAATTGATGGATTATTTATGGCGATATGACCTATGATTGAACCCATGTAAACATACATTACAGTTCCAGGAATCATACCAATAGAGCCGAGAATATAATCTTTTAGAGATACTTGGGTAACTCCGAAAGCATAATTTAATAAATTAAACGGAAAGATTGGAGATAAGCGAGTTAAAAAAACGATTTTAAATCCATTCTTCGCCACTGCTTTATCTATGGCTTTAAATTTTGGCTTATTACCTATTTGCTTACATACCCAATCCCGCGATATGTAACGTCCCACCAAAAAAGCAAATGTTGCACCTATAGTTGCTGCAATTAATACATATATTGAACCCCAAAGTAAACCAAACAAACAACCTCCTTTTAAAGTTAACAAGGAACCCGGAATAAATAGCAATGTTGCAATGTTATAGATGACTATAAATGCAACCGGTGCTAACCAACCGAGACTATCAACCCACAATAGAGATTGATGAAAATGTCCTTGTAAATTAAAATGATTACCAACAATGATTAGGAATGCAATTAAGCAACCTATCGATACCGGTTTAAGAAAGCGTTTATACTGGTTTTTCATGGGAATCCTAAAACGTCAAAGGTTAGAGGTTAAAGGTCAAAGGTGAAATTTTATTACTTTTAACTGCTAATTCCTAACTCCTAACTTCTAACTTAAGCTACTAACCTGAGAATCAGCTTAATGCTTTATTAGTTTTTCTCCACGATACCAGCGGCGAATTCTTGCAGGTGAAACTCCCAGAAAATAAGCAATGATTACAATTTGATTTATCAAAGTTGTTTGCAATATCCCTTTTTTCAACCAGCGACGGGGTGAAGTAATTACTGATACTGGAATTAAAGTAATATTACCTGTTTTTTGAAGTTGGCGTATCAGTTCAAAATCCTCCATAATAGGCAATTCAGGAAAACCGCCAATGTAATTAAATTTATCTTTTGTGATAAAAATTGCTTGGTCGCCGTAAGGCATTTTAAATAATCTAGAACGCCATTTTACTCCCCATTCGACTAATCGTAAACCTATATTTGCTGCATTAATTCTTAAAGCAAAGGCACCCGCTACGGTTGATGGTTGTTGCATTGCAGTACGAATCATGCCGTCGAAATTAGCTGGTAAAAGAGTATCGGCATGAAGAAACAATAAGATATCACCCTTTGCATTCTTTGCGCCTGCATTCATTTGACTAGCGCGATTTTTATAACCCGAAATAACTTTCACGCCTAGAGACTCAGCAATATCAACTGTATTATCATCAGAGCCACCATCAACGACAATAACTTCTACATTAGTACTTGTTTGGGTACTAACTAAGGTAGCTTTGAGATTTTTCGATTCGTTTAGAGTAGGAATAATAACCGAAATTTTTGCCGTAGCTATGGTTTGACTCCCATTTACAGAAAGCAAACATTTTTTTTCTTGCAGAGCGGTTTGTTTGTAAATCATTTAAGTAATATACATGAAAGAATAATGATTAAGATGCCAATATAAGGCTCCAAAGAAATAACGTCAAAATTTACTTGATTCGTTTGATTCACCATGCTGTAGTTATTCCCCAAACAAAGTTAAAGAATATTACAAAGATTGGTATCGTGTTTCCTAATTCAATACCGAAAATTCCTTTATCAGTTTTCAAAGGCAATACCAAAAAAGTTGAATTATTGTTGGCAATAGACTTAGTAAAATACCTTAGTTCCAATTCTGTATGAGGCTGCGCTAAATCACCCATGTCCTTACGGACACGCTCCGCTAACAATCTGGCTATGGTGGGGCTACTGAAACAAAGCCCACCTGCGTGGGCTTTCATAGGGACGCATCTTTATAAAGAAATGGTGTTAGTTCCAAAAATATTTTTTCTTTGCTTCGCAGACAATTTTTTTCTAGTTTTCATTATGTGTAATCAGATGCACAATCAATCTATCATTAATTATGAATTGCAATCCTGAAAATGAGATGAGTCTGTTATTAGAATTTGATGAATTAACGAAAGCTATGATAATAAGTTTTCTACAATACTTTTTATATTTTTTTAATATATTCTACTATATATATTAATTATTTAAAAACTGACTAAATGAATTAGCAAAAATAGCTGCTTGAGTTCTATCTCTGAGGTTTAACCTAGTTAAAATGCTGGTAACGTGATTTTTAACGGTTCTTTCCGAGATAAATAATTGTTGAGCGATTTCTTTATTACTCGCACCGCTAGAAATTAAATGTAAAACTTCTTTTTCTCTGGGGGTAAGTTCTTCTAACTCTTGAGGTGGATTAGTCTTTTTTTTGGTTACTATTTCGGGTGTAGAAGTGATAATTTTCTCGAATAAACCAGGTCCTAAATGGGTATGTCCTGCATGTACTAAACGAATTGCATTTGCTAATGGTTCTAATGGTGTATCTTTGAGTAAATAACCTTTTGCGCCGAATTGCATTCCTTGAGAAATATATTCGTCATCATCAAAAGTCGTTAAAATTAATATTTTAACTTGCGAAAATTGTTGAATAATTGCTTTTGTTGCTGCAATACCATCCATTATTGGCATTCTTACATCCATTAATACCATATCTGGATGCAAAGCTTCGACTTGAGATATTGCTTGCTTACCGTTTTCTGCTTCTCCAACTACTTCAAAATCGGGTTGAGATTCCAGCAAGCTTTTGATACCTTGACGAATAATTTCTTGGTCATCTACTAATAACAGACGCACCATTAATCTAATCCTGAGAATGGAAGAAACATCATTATACTGCAACCTTCTCCAGGTTTGCTGTTCAGATAAAATTTACCTGCTAACGCATGAGCGCGATCGCGCATACTTTGAAGTCCAAAACCTGTGGTATTTTGCTTCGGGTTGAAGCCAACACCATTATCCTGAATGCTCAGATACAAAGAATTATCAATTGTTTTAATTTCAATATTGACTAAATCCGCATCACTATGTTTAGAAATATTAGTTAATGCTTCTTGAATAATTCGGTAAATAGTCAAGTTTATTTCTGGAGATAAAATTGGATTAACTGGTAAATAAAATTTTGGCTTAATTTGAAATTTTAATTTAAACTCTTCAAATAAATCTTCAATAGCAAATTCTAAGCTTTTACCTTTTAATGGATCGGAGCGCAAAGCCGATACAGAAAACCGAACTTCTTTTAAAGCATTTGCACCCATATTTTTACCTTGCAATAGAAAACTCTTTGCTTTCTCAATGTTAGAGTCAATAAATAGTAAAGCGTTTTCAAGTTGAATACTTTGCGCTGTTAGGGAATGTCCTATAGAATCATGAATTTCTCTTGCAATTCGGCTTCGTTCTTGTAGAGTAGCTTGATTTTCAATTCTCAGAGCATATTGCCTGAGTTGTTCGTGGGCTAAAACTAATTTTTGTTTGCTCTGACGCTCGGAGATGACTGTATTTACTAATAGCATTACGAATAATAGTATAAACGTAAATAATACTCCTGCGGTAATTTTTAAATTAAAAACAATGTTTGTTAATTCTTCAGGATTTTCAATCCTTAGTTTATTTGGTAACTTAAAAGGAGCATTGGTATTTAATGTAAAAATGAAAAATGCCCAGGATAGAGCTGCGATAAGGATTCTTCCTTTAATATCAAAAACTAAACAACTACGAATAACTAAAATAAGTAATAAATGTGGCGTAAATCCTATTCCTTTACCAAGCCCATAATTAGCTAAAAACATTAAAAATAGACCAAATAGAGTATAGATTATTTTATATAGTGTTTTAGTTTGAGGTAATTTTAAACCCATTATTCCAAACATTATAAGGGCAAAAAATACTAAGGGTGAATTAAGGCTTTCTCGAATAAATCCGGGTTTAGATAAACCACCTAGCCTAAATTCCATTAATAGGCATATTGATAACAATATCCATTCCAAATAAGCAAACAATGGGAATGGATGATTCTGTAAAATCTTAAGATTCTTTAACTGATGAAAACTAGGAAAATTTATTAATTTTATCATCGCTATTTTTTATCCAATAGAAATTAAATTAATTGCTTTAGATATTTTCTATATTATCTTTTTTAAGATATTATTTATCTTCCTCAATTCCCAGGAACTGAGGTACTATTTATTGCAAAATAACATAGGACTAAAGTACCAAATTAAATTAGAGCGGTAGTACCATGTGCTTTTCATACATAACTCATAGGATTGAAATGTGGAATTCAAGCCAGTCTTTCACATAAAAGAATAGCAATCAATCATATTAGGGGAATCAATGAAAGCACAATTAATCTCTGCATTAATTGCAACTACAATTATTGGTGCTACAGCAAGCATCTCTAACGCTCAAATTCCATCTGCGCCACGAGTCAATATACAAATGGAAAATGGTGTTCCAAGTATACCTGGTATCGAATTTAGTGACGAACAAAAAGAAAAACTCAAAGAAGTTAATCAAGAAGCTCGCAGTCGTATGAGTGAAATTCTCACATCAGAGCAGCAAGATGATTTACGAGCTGCTGTAGATGCGGGAACAAATCCTCAAGAAGCTATAAAAACTTTAAACCTATCAAATAAGCAAAAGAACAATCTCGAAAAAGTCCAAAAATGGCAACGTAAGCAGGTATTAGGCATTTTAGACAACGAACAAAAACGGAAAATTATGCAAATGCGTCAAAGACAGGGAAGACAGGTAGGAAGCTATCGCTTAAATATCCGATAAATATCTAATCTTAAGCTAGCTAGTTTTCTTTGTTGAAGACTTAGAGTTCATGCAGCCTTTAAGTATAATTACTTGCGTTTTCCTGACATCGCTCCGCTTCTGAATCATTACAGAGTTGGAAACAATAAATAATATTATTGTTTTTCCTCTCTGTATTTTATCGTATCAGTTCTCAATATTAAATAAGCTTGCCAGAAAGCCGGAAAATTATTAATTATTTAATCATAGAAATCAACGTGTCAAATTTGTCTATCTCTGCTCCTAATGTTATAAAAAAACTTAAAAATAGTTTATTTATCAAGCTAATAATATATTTCTTGTTGATTGGTACGGGTTTAACTACATTTCGTTTTTTTGTATTGATACCAGCAAGAGAAGCTAGAACTCAATTACCAACTCAAAGCCCGGAAAGACAAGATTTAAAAATTACAATCACAGCTAACGGTAAAATTGAGCCAGAACGTTCGATTAATATTAGCCCGAAAAATGCCGGTGTCATTAAAAGTTTATTAGTTGAAGAAGGTGATACTGCCAAAAAAGGACAAATTATCGCCTATATGGATGATTCTAATTTACAGGGACAACTGACTCAAGCCAAAGCGGGAGTTGCATCTGCACAAGCGAGTTTAGAAAAATTAAAAGCGGGAAATCGTCCTCAAGAAATAGCTCAAGTAAAAGCACAATTAGAAGAAGCACAAGCGAATTTAAGTAAATTAATTGCTGGAAATCGTCCTCAAGAAATCGCTCAAGCAGAAGCAAGATTGAATCGAGCGCAAGTAACGTTAAATCAAACAGAAGCTGAATTAAACCGTTATCAGCAATTATTTAATTCTGGTGCAATTTCTCGACAAAATTTAAGTACCTATCAAACTAATAGAGAAACTGCTTTGACTCAAGTTAAAGAAGCAGAACAGGCTTTAAATCTACTTAAAATCGGCTCTCGTCAGGAAGATATTCAACAAGCAAGAGCAAAGGTTAAACAATTACAAGAATCATACAATTTGATTCAAGCTGGTACAAGAACAGAAGATGTTAATCAAGCACTTGCACAGGTAAATTCAGCTAGAGGTTCTTTGCAAACAATTCTGGCTCAAATTGACGATACAGTAATTCGCGCTCCTTTTGATGGTGTAATAACAAAAATATATTCCAAACCTGGTTCTTTTGTGACTCCAAATACTGCCGGAGGTGTGAGTTCTTCGAGTTTAAACTCTTCAATATTATCTTTAACTGCGAACAATCAATTAGTAGCCAATATCGCAGAATCTAATTTAGCAAAAATTAGTATCGAACAAAAGGTTAATATCAAAACTGATGCTTATCTAAGTGAAGTATTTATTGGTAAAGTATCACAAATCGCAGCACAAGCAACCGTAGAGCAAAACGTAACAAGTTTTGAAGTCACAGCAGAGATTATTTCCTCAAAAAAGAAACTTTTACGTTCGGGTATGAATGTCGAAACTGAATTTGAAATCGGAGAAAAACAGAATGCTTTAGTTGTTCCAACAGTTGCAGTTGTACGCAAAGCGGAGGGAACTGGTGTATATATCTTGAATGATGATAATAAACCTGTATTTAAATCTATTCAAACAGGTGTTGTAGTCAAAAATCAAACAGAAGTTAAATCAGGTTTAACGGGAAAGGAAAAAGTTGTATTATCCGCTCCAGATAAAAGTAAATCTCAGCCAAGAGGCTTATTGCCATCGAGGAATAATTAATAAGTAGACATAATTGAATTTAAGAACATATCGAAACCTCACCCTCAATCCCTCTCCTTATTCAAGAGAGGGAAGCACGATATATATTTCTTTTGATTAAAATAAATCATGCCATCGATAAACCATAAAAATAAATATTCTATTTCCACCATTGAAATATTATCAATTGCTTTAGAATCCTTATGGAGCAATAAACTACGTACCGGATTAACCATGCTGGGAATGATAATTGGAATTGCTTCCGTAATTGGTATTACTTCAGTCGGACAAGGAGTCCAAAAATCTACAGAAGAACAAATCAAATCATTGGGTTCCGATGTTCTACAGGTATTAGCGGGGGAAGCAAAGGGTGGAAATATCAGCCAAGGACAAGGTTCTAGTAGTACTTTGACTTGGGAAGATGCCAAATCTATTGCGAATCAAGTCACAGCAGCAGATGCTGTTTCCGCATATTTACAAAGTCGAGTACAAGTTGTTTACGAAGATGAAAATGCTTCCACTACCGTCTACGGAAGCGATTTAGATTTTCCAGAAACAAGAAATACTTTTCCCGAGACTGGTAGATATTTTAATCAAGCAGAGTTAGATGAAAGTCAACAGGTTGTTGTTCTCGCTCCCACTGTAAAAAACAAATTATTTCCCGAATATATCAATCCCGTTGGTGAAAAAATTCGCATCCAAGGAGAAATTTATCAAGTGGTTGGAGTCATGGAGAAAAAAGGTTCTCAAGGTCCTATGGATAGAGATGATGCTGTGTATATTCCTTTAACTACTATGTCCGCAAGAATTGTGGGAAATAACTCATTATTTGGGATTTCTATTAACGGTATTTATGTCAAATATGCTAGTGAAGAACAATCATCAGCAGCCGAATTTCAGATTACAAATTTGTTGCGATCGCGACATAATATCCAGTCTCCAGAAGATGACGATTTTCGCGTTACCAACCAAGCTGATATTCTCGAAACTCTGG comes from Rivularia sp. PCC 7116 and encodes:
- a CDS encoding di-heme oxidoredictase family protein; this encodes MASYKVNLKKNVFRGLYAKKARIFLLITVFIMAFAGILLSNCLMGTQPAFATFPKNRFRLLQPAPTLPVGYYDYFGQLLSPRRAARLVRKEGLDARDPISYQKVGAVEITQELIDKGEDIFLNRKIGDDFGLQSVFGFAQGFSTIVPEIRTAIGQLGGKPTNNLQITLEKDITLGSRTFPSGTAVNTGLKVERGGSLPLGFIPDSQTGAIGITCAACHAILSDEGERLLGVPNGQLNIPLLIALSPNTAAGFARLNFDPLDPQYQGNGKTIIDSKGQSVELPDPVLLETAFDDAVLDVPSGHFESSPDGINNTTQIPSLFTFKNNPYLADGQFAVGPFAGLSAVNNAVHSSEINLLAAAQLSEETLGIDPEVYIGTFLQNALDPRLRLPDGVKPSEWLRQKQQELGVLFAELEDQIPAPGAGDYPNLRPSLVTYNGLIFSPNSENPNDIASGKFFFANNAMSAFQNSLVPPANRTKENWQALRRGSVQRGARVFRKANCATCHIPPFFTDNQIHPINEIGTNSARAKSRLELNDLLVEPKLYSFDTPVPIPAGAEVLDVPTEGVSDTPTTLPKGILPDGGYKTTSLRGLYLSAPYLHDGGVAVRQGSLEVTRNGRFRVVDPSGLGLTGTLSQGLPADAASSLRALLDRELREQVIQANKANPALDPERSNLDGTGHEFYVDREAGFNYRQQKDLINFLLALDDNPGRF
- a CDS encoding mercuric reductase, which codes for MSNSAFERVVIPPMDEHNQRLIANLHPNDWKNPEPVDCYDLVVIGAGAGGLVTSAGAAGLNVGLKVALIEKHLMGGDCTNVGCVPSKSLIRSARVVGEMWNAKEYGVVVPQEVEVDFPAVMERMRRIRADISPIDSVERFSNIGMDVFLGTASFISGDTIEVAGKKLKFKKAVIATGARATQLDIPGMKEAGYLTNETVFSLTQLPRRLAIIGGGPIGCELAQSFNRFGSEVTILHRGSHILNKEDSDAAEIVQKVFQKEKVGLILSSQIERVESTSEGKKIYYTSNGTKGSIVVDEILVGAGRTPNVEGLNLETVGVEYDSKGVTVNDNLVTTNPKIFAVGDICLSQKFTHMADATARIVIQNALFAPFGLGRKKLSDLVIPWVTFTDPEIAHVGMYENEAREKGLEVNTIKIDYEDVDRAITDGETEGFVKVHLKQGTDQILGATIVSSHAGESISEVTTAIVNGIGMNKLSGVIHPYPTQAEGIKKAADAYKRTKLTDGTRKLLGFLNKFS
- a CDS encoding TVP38/TMEM64 family protein — protein: MNKFSRLSLFAVATFGIVILLNTNPALAQETASNAQGFNPQLWLKNALEWINEQGTVGGIAFMLLYIVATVAFLPGSILTLGAGVVFGVFLGSVYVFIGATIGAIAAFLVGRYIARGWVSKKIAGNEKFAAVDDAVGREGLKIVLLTRLSPVFPFNLLNYAYGVTGVSLKDYILGTIGILPGTIMYVYLGSLAGNIATIGTGDQPSNPTVVWAIRIIGFIATVAVTLYVTKVARKALNESTSIGEQ
- a CDS encoding TVP38/TMEM64 family protein, whose amino-acid sequence is MKNQYKRFLKPVSIGCLIAFLIIVGNHFNLQGHFHQSLLWVDSLGWLAPVAFIVIYNIATLLFIPGSLLTLKGGCLFGLLWGSIYVLIAATIGATFAFLVGRYISRDWVCKQIGNKPKFKAIDKAVAKNGFKIVFLTRLSPIFPFNLLNYAFGVTQVSLKDYILGSIGMIPGTVMYVYMGSIIGHIAINNPSIPKSQEAQYIQLLLQGFGFIATIFVTIYVAKVAKKALKESMN
- a CDS encoding TIGR04283 family arsenosugar biosynthesis glycosyltransferase — translated: MIYKQTALQEKKCLLSVNGSQTIATAKISVIIPTLNESKNLKATLVSTQTSTNVEVIVVDGGSDDNTVDIAESLGVKVISGYKNRASQMNAGAKNAKGDILLFLHADTLLPANFDGMIRTAMQQPSTVAGAFALRINAANIGLRLVEWGVKWRSRLFKMPYGDQAIFITKDKFNYIGGFPELPIMEDFELIRQLQKTGNITLIPVSVITSPRRWLKKGILQTTLINQIVIIAYFLGVSPARIRRWYRGEKLIKH
- a CDS encoding response regulator transcription factor, which encodes MVRLLLVDDQEIIRQGIKSLLESQPDFEVVGEAENGKQAISQVEALHPDMVLMDVRMPIMDGIAATKAIIQQFSQVKILILTTFDDDEYISQGMQFGAKGYLLKDTPLEPLANAIRLVHAGHTHLGPGLFEKIITSTPEIVTKKKTNPPQELEELTPREKEVLHLISSGASNKEIAQQLFISERTVKNHVTSILTRLNLRDRTQAAIFANSFSQFLNN
- a CDS encoding sensor histidine kinase, giving the protein MFLANYGLGKGIGFTPHLLLILVIRSCLVFDIKGRILIAALSWAFFIFTLNTNAPFKLPNKLRIENPEELTNIVFNLKITAGVLFTFILLFVMLLVNTVISERQSKQKLVLAHEQLRQYALRIENQATLQERSRIAREIHDSIGHSLTAQSIQLENALLFIDSNIEKAKSFLLQGKNMGANALKEVRFSVSALRSDPLKGKSLEFAIEDLFEEFKLKFQIKPKFYLPVNPILSPEINLTIYRIIQEALTNISKHSDADLVNIEIKTIDNSLYLSIQDNGVGFNPKQNTTGFGLQSMRDRAHALAGKFYLNSKPGEGCSIMMFLPFSGLD
- a CDS encoding Spy/CpxP family protein refolding chaperone, whose protein sequence is MKAQLISALIATTIIGATASISNAQIPSAPRVNIQMENGVPSIPGIEFSDEQKEKLKEVNQEARSRMSEILTSEQQDDLRAAVDAGTNPQEAIKTLNLSNKQKNNLEKVQKWQRKQVLGILDNEQKRKIMQMRQRQGRQVGSYRLNIR
- a CDS encoding efflux RND transporter periplasmic adaptor subunit, which encodes MSNLSISAPNVIKKLKNSLFIKLIIYFLLIGTGLTTFRFFVLIPAREARTQLPTQSPERQDLKITITANGKIEPERSINISPKNAGVIKSLLVEEGDTAKKGQIIAYMDDSNLQGQLTQAKAGVASAQASLEKLKAGNRPQEIAQVKAQLEEAQANLSKLIAGNRPQEIAQAEARLNRAQVTLNQTEAELNRYQQLFNSGAISRQNLSTYQTNRETALTQVKEAEQALNLLKIGSRQEDIQQARAKVKQLQESYNLIQAGTRTEDVNQALAQVNSARGSLQTILAQIDDTVIRAPFDGVITKIYSKPGSFVTPNTAGGVSSSSLNSSILSLTANNQLVANIAESNLAKISIEQKVNIKTDAYLSEVFIGKVSQIAAQATVEQNVTSFEVTAEIISSKKKLLRSGMNVETEFEIGEKQNALVVPTVAVVRKAEGTGVYILNDDNKPVFKSIQTGVVVKNQTEVKSGLTGKEKVVLSAPDKSKSQPRGLLPSRNN